A region of the Stieleria neptunia genome:
CCGCCGAGGGCATCACGTTCACCGGCATGCGGGCCAATTGCACCGTTTGCTCTCCGACCCGCGCCGCGATCATGACCGGACGTTACGCCGATCGTGTCGGTGTGCCGGGAGTCATCCGGACCACGCCGGCCAACTCGTGGGGGCACCTCTCCCCCGACGTGCCGACGATCGCCGATCGACTGGGCGATGTCGGGTATCACACCGCGATCATCGGCAAGTGGCATTTGGGATTGGCTTCGCCCAACACGCCGAACGAACGTGGATTTGATCTGTTCCACGGTTTTCTGGGCGACATGATGGATGACTACTACAACCACCGTCGTGGCGGCATCAACTTCATGCGTCGCAATGCGCAGGAGATCGATCCGCAAGGCCACGCGACGGAGTTGTTCACGCAGTGGGCGATCGATTACTTGACGCGTCGCAGCAAATCACCCAAGCAGCCTTTCTTTCTGTACCTGCCCTACAACGCGCCGCACTTTCCGATCCAGCCGCCCCAAGAGTGGCTGGACCGAACGAAGGCCCGATACCCGGACATGGAGGACAAACGGGCCCGCAACGTGGCGTTCGTCGAACACCTCGATTACAACTTGGGCAGATTCCTCACGCACCTGGACAGTCTCGGTTTTCGCGATAACACCTTGGTCGCCTTCACGTCTGACAACGGCGGATCGCTCCCGCACGGACAGCGGAATCTACCCTGGCGCGACGGAAAACAGAGCCATTATGATGGCGGGTTAAAGGTCCCGTTCATCATTCGGCCGCTCTACAGACGCTTTGCCGGAACCAAATCAGACTATGCTGGGTTGACCTTTGACCTGACGGCGACATTCTTGGACTTGGCCGGCGCCCCGCGGGACGCAGAATCGGACGCGGTCAGTCTGGGGCCGATTTTGCAAGGCGATCCAATGCCGGACGAGTCCCGTGAACTCTATTTTGTGCGACGCGAAGGCAACCAACGCTACGTGGGTGGCGCGTATCACGCCCTCATCCGGGGGAAATGGAAATTGATGCAGAACGACCCGTTCTCGCCGCTGGAACTGTATGATCTGGAAGCCGACCCGTACGAAG
Encoded here:
- a CDS encoding sulfatase-like hydrolase/transferase — its product is MLHFLASMRAPCRRSFPVDVRRRLAALALGIAAALTASVLSPTVLQAEPVTLPNLVLILADDLGYGDVSYQGAPDVKTPNLDRLAAEGITFTGMRANCTVCSPTRAAIMTGRYADRVGVPGVIRTTPANSWGHLSPDVPTIADRLGDVGYHTAIIGKWHLGLASPNTPNERGFDLFHGFLGDMMDDYYNHRRGGINFMRRNAQEIDPQGHATELFTQWAIDYLTRRSKSPKQPFFLYLPYNAPHFPIQPPQEWLDRTKARYPDMEDKRARNVAFVEHLDYNLGRFLTHLDSLGFRDNTLVAFTSDNGGSLPHGQRNLPWRDGKQSHYDGGLKVPFIIRPLYRRFAGTKSDYAGLTFDLTATFLDLAGAPRDAESDAVSLGPILQGDPMPDESRELYFVRREGNQRYVGGAYHALIRGKWKLMQNDPFSPLELYDLEADPYEEHNVIETNPKIVGQLKRSLQAHIQRGGRVAWQP